tGAATAGATTAAAAAGTTGGAAGTTATTTTTCTGCTTAGGAATAGGAACGATGAAAAAGTGAAGAAATTAATTCTTCCTACTGTTTAGAAGATGTTGTGTAATCCAGGGGATTTGACAATGCACGGAATGTATGCTTATAAGTTACACAAAAGACGGTCACAAAAGAAAATATTTAACTTATTTGTCAAAAAGGAAAAGCATAAATATTCTCTATATAGCAAAAGTTCCATTCCATCTCTGCGGAGGTCCTGTATTATCAGTTCTAGCTTTCTGGCACAACTAGGACCGCTGTTTTCTTAAGCTGATGGAAAAGTATTGTTCTCTCCTGTCTAGCTACTACTTGCTGAATATAGTACCTGTAATGTGTTTCCCAATAAAATTTACCTTATCAGGAAAAATAAAAACCAAAAGTGCTTCCCGATAAAATTGTTTTCTTTCCTCTGAAATATGCTGTGTATTAGACTTGGTCTTTACTCTGCTGTTGATTTAATCTTTTTCTTCCTCATCTTTGTCGTCTTTTTTTTATCCCAACACTAACTATAAAAGGAAGCTTTTCTTCACCATATTTTTGATGATGTagactttaccctccccagaccccacattgtgggattctactgggtatgttgttgttgtatttttgatGATGTAGACATTTTTACTATTCTCAACTCCTTTCAAAAGGTTCTACTCAATTTTAAGTTACAGTCCGGACATTCTTTTAAGTGAAAAAAGAATATTGGGAAGCTTTTTGGTTGAACTTTCAGAATATGCTGTTCAGAAACACCTTTCTGATGATTTGGATGCAAACATTTTTACTAGAAGCTGTTTTTACCTATGCTAATGATGTCATTACCTATGATGTtacctttatcaaaaaaaaataaaaaaatgatatCATTACCTATACTAATATATTAAGTATGCTTATTTTGATTTCAGGAACCCAGCTACCTATGCTAATGATATCATTACCTATACTAATATATTAAGTACGCTTATTTTGATTTCAGGAACCCAGCTAACTTTCTCCATGCTTATTCATGTCTTCCACTTGCTTATGCGACAAGGCAAGCTGCTAGTGCCATCTTGCAAGATGTAGCTGACTCAGGGGTCCTTTTTGCCATTTTAATGTGTAAACACAAGGTGTTGTTTCTATTTCTTATTCTTCTTTGGAACTCTTCTTTCAAATTGCACATTTCAGTGGTGCACAGGTTTCAGTATACTATATTGTCTAAAGCATCCTGTTTAAAATTGATTTGCAGGTTATCAGTCTTGTTGGTGCTCAAAAAGCATCTCTTCACCCTGATGATATGTTATTGCTCTCCAACTTTGTTATGTCTTCTGAATCATTTAGGCAAGTTCAACTAACTTTTGATTCTTGTTTGGGCCATTTTCTTGTGTATATGGTGCAAATGTTTGGAGATGATTGATAAGCTCATTTAACTCGTGTATATGCATATTCTTTTTGCTGTTTAACCTTATTAGGCTGGTAACTCGTCCTAAAACCTTGAAGTAATATGACTCATATTGTACCTTAATTTGCTGACCTTTTTTAATAAAGGATTGGGGAAGGTTGCTAAATGCTGTCAGTTATCGAGGCAGGCGTGGCCTTTGAGGATACAGATGTTACTGTGAATGGCCGTGCTAATCTTAGTATATTTGTCCTTGCATTCTTGGTAGGATTGTGTAGTAGCAGTTTACCATTATGAAATTTCCCATTACTTTATATGAGAGTGGTTTCACATAATTAGGTCACTTCTACTAGTTGTtacatttcatattttcctcgaTTTCATTCACTTAGGTTTTCATGTGCTTTGATCAAGTCATTTCCGCAACGAAGGACCCCCTTTTTCTTTAGGCTCCACAACATTTATCTGGCCGTCAAATTATCTGGGGCTGCTGTGGAAATTTTCACTTTTTATGCTTATGGTCTGCCCCCATTGATTTGTCTCATGTCCTGAGGCAGCATGTAGCTAATGTATCTTTTGGCGTAGCTAGGATTTGATTATCATCACGTCATTGCATCCAAATTCTTTTCTTCTATTTTGTGTGGTTGGTGTTCCTAATGCTTGCTCCTTTTTATTGGTGCTTTGAATGTTTTTGTCTTTTTCTGTGCCCTTGTTGACTGTGATGGTTGGATCATACCttacataataataatataattgaTGCTGAGCGATTATATGTTTTAACTGAGTGATAGCCTAGTGAAAAAGATCCTCCAACCTTGAAGTTGGGGTTCCTGTCACCAAGAGAAAACTGGGAAATGACCATTGATGACTCTTGGGAAGAGAGGATTATGCGGTGGGGTTTCTTCCATATTAAAAAGTAAtgataaaaaaatgaaacatCATATGCTACAGCCACTCAAGGTCTGTATTCCATTTTATACCATTTAATTTCCTGGAGGCTATATTGTAACATGCTCATTGATGTCATGCAGGACATCAGAATCCTTCTCACCAATTTGCTTACCAAGATATAATCCCATGTCATTTCTACATGCTTATGTGCATTACCTCGATGTAAGTTGGGACAGTGTTGAATTACTCTTTTTTAATCCCCTTCTCCCAAAATGTTGTCAACTTTCCTTCAAAGGGTAATCTTTGTTACATTGTACTAGAGATGCATTCTTACAAAAATTCAAATTTgtcaaaagctattatttatcTTTGAACTTTTGGCTGCTATTTTCCTTGAACAACTATTATTTATCTTTGAACTTTTGGATGCTATTTTCCTTGGACAACTGTAAATTTTAACTCTCTTATTCCGAGCAATTCAAAGTAATACCGCCAGCTTAATACAGAGGAAGTATTTACTGATGAAAGATTTTAAGTTGAATCTCTTTTTGATTGATGATAGTAGGTTGCCTTACAAGAACTCTAGGATTTTGGTGTTTCCAAGTTACTCAATTTTGGTGCTGTATATTACAGGTTGACACATACTTAATATTGCTTACTACGAGCTCAGATGCCTTTCATCATCTTAAAGATTGCAGGTAAATGatgctttttctcttttttttttctctttcgaGTACATTTGGTTCTAgtactcaaagttgacttttttttttttttttgggtttacaTTAGATCTGAACCATGGGAAATATGAGCCATGTATATCTGTTCTTAAATTCTTTCAAGAGGCATTAGCTTGTTAAAGCGAACAACTTTTATCTTTCCCATAATAGCCATGTTAAGGCAAAGTTCTTATATATCTTGTAGGATTcgtattgaaaaggtacttgtggAGTCCAATGTACTCAATGAAGTCCAAAGATCCATGGTAGATGGTGGCATGCGTGTTGAGGATTTACCTGCTGATCCCGGTTCTCATACTGGAGCAGTCTCCGCTCATCTGGGTCAGCCTGGACATACTAGAGAATCATCAGAGAGATTTGCTGAGGCATTCATAGGTGTTGGTGGTCCTGCTGGACTTTGGCATTTTATGTATCGAAGTATTTATCTTGACCAGTATGTGTCGTCTGAGTTTTCCTCACCAGTAAATAATAGACAACAACAGAAAAGGTACTCTACATTCAAGTTGCTGTCATAACAAACAATATCTTTGCCTCTTCTTTTTTCCCTGTAAGACGAGATCTTCTATTTGCAGGTTGTATAGAGCTTACCAGAAGCTTTATGCATCCATGCATGATAAAGAAATTGGACCGCACAGAACTCAGTTCAGAAGGGATGAAAATTATGGTACGTGCTTGgctgcttgtttttttttttccttctgtaAAGCTCTTGAAGCACGCAGACCTCTCGATTCTCTTCACATAATTGAATGCTTGTTCATGGTCATTTCCTTCCTAGACAACTCTTGCTGTCAGAGCTGTCTAGCTGTGTATAGCTGACATGGCACTGCTGCCTTTTGTGATTATAGCATACaaatttatagcctgtttggcaaGCTGTTGGGAAACTAAAAGTGCTTTTTTAGaaagttgaggtgtttggccaagcatTAGGAAAAACATAAGTGCTTTTGAGTAGTAGCAGAAgctgtttttcagaagctaaaaaagtaGTTTTTCCCCAGAAGCACTTTTGGAACAATGGATGAGCACAAAGTACTGCTCTAATATGGggaaaagtgcttttcaaattgattaacCAAATAAAACCTACTActctccaaaagtactttttcgAAAAGCACTTTCCATATAAGCAGATCttggaagcttggccaaacagactattaGTAAATTGAGGTCCGAGTTGCATAGATAATCTGATCTACACATCCTaaatcttctttctttttcttttttcgaaTTTAAGTCTATAGAACCTAGATCTATCTATCTTTCTGCTTGCATAGTACCATAGACCAGGTTAATTTTCTTGTCAAAGCTTTGAGGTTGGGATGGACAAGCACTTTTGGAACAATGGACAAGTACAATGTACTGCTCTAATATTGggaaaagtgcttttcaaattgaCTAACCAAATAAAAACTACTAACTCTCCAAAAGTACTTCTCCGAAAAGCACTTCTGACAAAAAGCACTTTCCATATAAGCAGATCTTGGAAGCTTGGCCGAACAGACTATTAGTCAATTGAGGTCCGAGTTGCATAGATGATCTGATCTACACATCCTaaatcttctttctttttctctttctttttttgaatTTAAGTCTATAGAATCTAGATCTATCTATCTTTCTGCTTGCATAGTACCATAGACCAGGTTAATTTTCTTGTCAAAACTTTGAGGTTGGGATGGAGAAGTTTTCTTTGGGTCGACACTGACAGTTGCTGGGTAAgagatgtcaaaaaaaaaaaaaaaaaaaaggtagaacGCGTTCTCCTATTCatttttattgtacttcatgttGCTGTTAGTCGTTATTCATGAACAAGAAAAAGAGTAAATCTACTGAGTCCTGATTGCAAGGAAAGTGTGATCCCTTGCAAGTTTGCAGGTGATTTCAAAGCACTTCTCATATTTGCACGCTGAGCCAATTCTAAAAGCCAAGTGCATAGACATGAATAAATGAATTGTGCTATCGAGGATATGTAGTAATTAATTGGTACCGTATTCATATTTCTTCGAGTTGGAGCTCTTTCAGGAAGGTGCTCGCTGCAATCAAGTTCAGTGTATACCTTTTTGATTCAGTATTGACCTCTAATTactattaagttttttttttaagggtTACTGAATTCTGGGATGAGAATTTAGAAACGTAGAAAAACAACTCTCATGATTTTGTCCCATGATAACTTTTTAGTTCCTCTTAGAATAACTTCCGTACTTTTATCTTGCAGTTCTACTGTGCTGGGTTACTCAGGATTTCGAACTTTACGCAGCATTTGATCCCCTGGCAGACAAGGTTTTATTATTTATTTGTTCTTTTAAGCCTGTTTGTCTTCTTGAATGTCACTTTTATTTTAGAGAGCCTTTCCACCTATCATTTCAATGGTGTTGTACGTGCTAGATGTGACTCATTTCCTCCTTGGTTAAGGAATAGCTGGACTATTCATGGGACAGTTTAGGTATTGAAACTTTGGCAATCCAAACTTGCAGACCAATGCGATAAATAGACCGTAGTTCACTTTTATTCTGTACTGTAGTAAGCTGGTTACCACTTATAATGACACATGAGATTTGTGCCAGGTCTTTAGCCCTAGCGATTGAAATCAAAATCTCACTTTTACAAAGTTTTTTTGCTCAATAGAAGAATCTACCCCAACGTGTACCTTGAGATTGTTATCTTCCAAGATGATCTTATCCTGCCACCCCTAGATAAGTCGACTTATTGTTTATGCATCATTGTCAAACAGCTATTATTTGAGATGTCATTTCGTTACTGGCATCAGTCTTATACAACTAAGTACATTTTTTGTAGACTGAAATGCTGATAAATACGTCAAAGCTGATTCTGTTATTTAAACTTCAATATATTGTGTTAGTTTAAATGTGCTTGACATTTGGGGTATTATTCACCAATAGTTATCCTATGACTTTTCTTATGCCATTTTTTGGGAATGTGAGAATTGCACTATCTACCCATGATCTTTCTTTTACGTTTGGTAAATTCCACCTTGCAGGCTCTAGCTATTAAGACTTGCAATCGAGTATGTCAATGGATCAAGAACATAGAGAATGAGATTTTCTTGTTAGGAGCCAGTGCCTTTTCGTGGTGATTGTGCCCATGTTATGTATTCTAtttttcttccttattttctGGAATTCCTTGTAATAAGTTATTGCCTCATTTTGGTAGGCTTCCCATTTTTGTGGCTCAATTATATAATGCCGATTGTAGCTTAAAGTTTGGCAGTCAAGATATGAGTCGGTCTCACTCTAATGTACAATTTATGAAAATTTTGTAGCTTATCTGTATCAAAAATTTATTGTGTTCTACGTATATTATCCGTTAATTCCCGCAGTATCCAACATGCGGACAAATGGAAgattttggtgaatttggaaTGCATATTGGGACTAGAGCGCCACATGATATGGTTGCAACCATCTATTCCTTCATTCCCTACTTTTTTTCTCCGAGAGGGAAAGGGCGTTTACAATTTAAGTCGTTAACATCAATAAAATGTCAATCTTGGAAATAAGTGGAAATTGGATATTCAATATAGAATTATCTTGATCCCTATGCAAGAAAAGTTATACAACATATTGTATTACACAATCTCTGAAATGGGCTATTTCATTTTTCCTATTTTGTGTAGGTTGTACAGTGAACCATGACGCGGTGTCGCAACTATTCTTGCTTTGCTACTATGATTTGCTCCGTCACCTGCGTCAAATGCAAATAAAGTTACTGTGAGGACTCCACAGAAATGTAAAGAACTAAACGATGGAAGTGTAATCCACTTATAAGGATCTAAAATGGACCGATCTTACCAATCTTGTCTCAGCCTAAGAAAACAGAGTAAAAGATGGAGGTGTAAATTGAATGTGGTGATTACTAAAAGAAGAAAAATACTGAATTCAGTCTCATAAAACATGCTATGGATAACGAAGTTCTCCTCCACTGCAAATACATATAGCATGAACTTTTCGTATGATGAATACAAAGATATGAAGGTCAACCTTAAAATGGCTCCCTCTAATGATTACAAAGGTTATAAAGATATGatagaaaaaagaaaagtaatTATCTTAATGTGATTTGACTGAAAAAGATAAAGAAGAAAAATCAGAAACTGACGATGAACATACACAGGACAACTCCGTATTAACAGTTATGACGACTTGAACCAAGTAGGCGGAAACTTCACACAGCAACTGCTTCAGGCCTTTTGCTTGTCTTGATTCCTTTAATAGCTGCAACATGTTAATACACTATGTAAGTTCTAAGTTTATTAATATATAAACATCAAGTTCTGGGTCTCTCAGTATGGCAAATAAAGAGTTTTCATATCCTTGCCTTCGGCATAATCAGGAGCTCCAAAGACAGCAGAACCGGCTACCAAGGCATTGGCTCCAGCTTCAATGACCTGCAAGGAAAAATGACTGTTAAATTGTAATCTCGTGTGGATAAATGGTTGGTTGCTTTGATGCACAATCTTCTCTTTGTCATTATCACATATTTTTTTGATTagcaccgggtgtccgagtctctttgagccccgactaatcccgggggtgcacaggccatcggcaaggagtttcccgcaagtgcaccacgggtaattcatgAAATGTAGGTTACTCTTCGTTGCAATATAAAACACGATTGCACAATAAATGAAAAACAATGGAGAAAGATAAGGTTGTTCTCCACGAAACCTGATAGAATATCAAAAAAAATTTAGGAAAAGATATGAATACACAAGTTGCAAATCAAGTAGTAATATTTGCACACCACTTAAAATGCTGCAGGTAAGATTTATCCTTTTTTCATAACCTATGACTTATCCCAAGAACATATCAAAAAGAAACATAAATCTTTTCACAGTTAACGAGGGTTAAGGGACAAGCTTGTTGGGAGAGGGGTTATAATCATGGGAGAGCAATACTGACCTTGTAAGCATTTTTGGGAGTAACTCCACCGTCAACCTCAATCCAAGGGTTTAATCCCTGCGAAGTTCACATAAGGCATGTCATCACATTGCATAGTTTGAAGAGACTGAAAAAATGGTAAAAGAATTACCCTCTCCACGCAGATTCTTCTCAAGTCTGAGATTTTCTTGACCTGACTCTCAATGAAGCTCTGTCCGCCAAATCCAGGGTTTACAGACATAATCAGCACCAGATCAACAGCTGTTGCacgaagaaaaaaataaataaagacacAAGCAATTTAGGTAAACCAAGAATAATGTTCAGTTCTGGCTGTAACAGCATATTAAGAATAATATACCTTGAGCCTAACTGAATTCCAAAAACTAGCTCATATGGGGGAATTGCCAGGCCATATAAAGGGACTGCAACCCATACTCTCAACCAATGTGGGACTCCTAActtatgttgctcagactctccaaaaatgcactacttttggaggatccgacactcACCCatcaacatttttgaagagtccgagcaacatagttcCTAACACCTTGCTTTTCAAATCAACATCTCTAAGTTCAGTTTTCATTCTTGCACTCAAATTAATATACAAGTAGTTCAAGGGTACACTTCCCATGCTTTTGCTTCATTCACCAATCTAATACGGTTGCGAATTTTTCAGTATATTCAGCATAGTGAGCCTAATGATTTAACTAGTAGGATCCGAGGTGCTTTAACATGCTTTTCTACAATATGAAGTCAACTTTGAAAgacaacataatctatatgacTCTATCACCTATTTAGAGGAGTACTTCTCCCATCTCTCAGTCGCAGTTTCATTATTGACTCTCACATCACCAGTAACAAAGAAGGAAACTGAAGCAGAAAATTTTACGAAAAATACTAAGAGTATCATCTCTGAAAAATTGTCTTTAAGAAGCAATATCTTACCATCAAGGACATATTCAATTGCGGTTAAAGGGGTTCCAGGATTAAGGACAACCCCAGCTTTAGCTCCCAAACTTTTAATCTGAACCAGAAACAATTAATAAGGTGGTCAATAAAAACTTAAATATGTGAAATAATAGACAGTTAACAAAACACAAGCAGCTAACCATGTAGTTAGAACTATCTTTGGGTAACAAAATCATAACATGCTGAAATATT
The nucleotide sequence above comes from Lycium barbarum isolate Lr01 chromosome 3, ASM1917538v2, whole genome shotgun sequence. Encoded proteins:
- the LOC132632921 gene encoding vacuolar fusion protein MON1 homolog: MPSDAELSDDDRKPNVGPSNNSIDQSLDAIENQLSSISVGQSESDLDTKEASSSKQDELANGNSGADDSNVVEDLSSVWRNNSEEMEAPASPSSSGYAAERGSSNGSSRASGIEEVDGEIIEIGNSDAYEGVSDSQVQWIPGKRHGNEDDASVSWRKRKKHFFILSHSGKPIYSRYGDEHKLAGFSATLQAIISFVENGGDRVNLVRAGKHQVVFLVKGPIYLACISCTEESYQSLKGQLELLYGQMILILTKSLNRCFEKNPKFDMTPLLGGTDAVFSSLIHSFSWNPANFLHAYSCLPLAYATRQAASAILQDVADSGVLFAILMCKHKVISLVGAQKASLHPDDMLLLSNFVMSSESFRTSESFSPICLPRYNPMSFLHAYVHYLDVDTYLILLTTSSDAFHHLKDCRIRIEKVLVESNVLNEVQRSMVDGGMRVEDLPADPGSHTGAVSAHLGQPGHTRESSERFAEAFIGVGGPAGLWHFMYRSIYLDQYVSSEFSSPVNNRQQQKRLYRAYQKLYASMHDKEIGPHRTQFRRDENYVLLCWVTQDFELYAAFDPLADKALAIKTCNRVCQWIKNIENEIFLLGASAFSW